Proteins from one Oscillatoria nigro-viridis PCC 7112 genomic window:
- a CDS encoding DUF4347 domain-containing protein, protein MLNTSKTINPATRIVFIDAGVENADLLIEGVISTTEVFVLDGTADGMEQISLVLQHRQNIDAVHIISHGSPGCLYLGNSQLSLDTLNGYATQLQQWNVANLVFYGCKVAAGDAGQEFIARLHKLTGAQIAASALPIGSAAGLGDRLLLNSAVVRTNGISFRNNSAIGGHGGNFCDFFAR, encoded by the coding sequence ATGCTCAATACTTCAAAAACTATCAATCCAGCCACCAGAATTGTTTTTATCGATGCCGGAGTAGAAAACGCCGATCTACTCATTGAGGGTGTCATTTCCACTACTGAAGTTTTTGTCCTAGATGGGACGGCCGATGGCATGGAGCAAATTAGCCTGGTTTTACAACACCGTCAGAATATCGATGCCGTTCATATTATTTCCCACGGTTCCCCCGGTTGCTTGTATCTGGGAAATAGCCAACTGAGTTTAGATACCCTCAACGGCTACGCGACTCAACTGCAACAGTGGAATGTTGCCAACCTCGTCTTCTATGGCTGTAAGGTTGCAGCCGGAGATGCTGGCCAAGAGTTCATCGCACGACTCCACAAACTAACAGGCGCTCAAATCGCTGCCTCTGCCCTACCCATTGGCAGTGCCGCAGGACTCGGCGATCGTCTGTTGCTCAATAGCGCTGTGGTGAGGACGAACGGTATTAGCTTCCGTAACAATTCAGCAATTGGCGGCCACGGCGGCAACTTCTGCGACTTTTTTGCACGCTGA
- a CDS encoding RNA polymerase sigma factor yields MLNCSSASIPCSGTQDIDSAFWKKWQDNQDYLYRCCRKWMGNPTDAEDALSRAMLKAWEKARDGTDDIKNFKAWLTKLTYNLCADIHRERNRGTLGVDSLDTIAIGNETELISQEETPVRAAMRREVELFFRAAIDELSDRLRETFILHFESGLSYQDIAEQLGISYDNVRKRISQARAILRQRFHENFGENGTDSNLSNPKSRVSPQSIKGKKSQNIVEKKPVTEEIEEREIVAGREIQEPVLVNAQSDGDIGEREIVAGGEVLEAAVCVLHLGANDDSPLRILANSLGDDSEKSIAPNAYSGLLSESWESQKALGVQASLMQPSQGCCTISDCNPLYSQFLNRENPYLTDVRSPEMRSGQRAGGISRSVASYVSLFLLYWRMWADSGGCWLCSI; encoded by the coding sequence ATGTTAAATTGTAGTTCTGCATCAATTCCTTGCTCAGGCACTCAAGATATAGATTCAGCTTTTTGGAAAAAATGGCAGGATAATCAAGATTATCTTTACCGTTGCTGTCGCAAGTGGATGGGCAACCCAACCGATGCTGAAGATGCCCTCAGTCGGGCGATGCTGAAAGCTTGGGAGAAAGCAAGAGATGGTACGGATGATATCAAAAACTTTAAGGCTTGGTTAACCAAACTGACTTATAACCTGTGCGCCGATATCCATCGAGAGCGCAACAGGGGTACACTAGGAGTTGACAGTTTAGACACCATTGCTATAGGAAACGAGACCGAATTAATTAGCCAAGAGGAAACACCTGTTCGCGCTGCTATGCGGAGAGAAGTCGAATTATTTTTTCGCGCCGCAATAGATGAGTTGTCTGATAGATTGCGCGAGACTTTTATTCTCCATTTTGAATCAGGGCTATCTTATCAAGATATTGCCGAACAGCTTGGTATATCTTACGATAACGTCCGCAAGCGCATTTCCCAAGCGCGGGCAATTTTGCGTCAGCGGTTCCATGAAAATTTCGGGGAAAATGGGACTGACTCTAATTTGTCTAATCCTAAGTCGAGGGTTTCTCCTCAGTCCATAAAAGGGAAAAAGTCTCAGAATATTGTTGAAAAAAAACCGGTTACAGAGGAGATTGAAGAAAGAGAAATTGTTGCCGGTCGGGAAATTCAAGAGCCGGTTTTAGTGAATGCTCAATCAGATGGGGACATAGGAGAAAGAGAAATTGTTGCCGGCGGGGAAGTTCTAGAAGCGGCGGTGTGTGTTTTGCATCTAGGTGCGAACGATGATTCGCCGCTACGTATCTTGGCAAATAGTCTGGGGGATGACAGCGAAAAATCGATCGCGCCTAACGCCTACAGCGGATTGCTTTCGGAGTCTTGGGAAAGCCAAAAAGCTCTTGGTGTGCAGGCATCATTAATGCAGCCCTCACAGGGCTGTTGTACCATCAGCGACTGCAATCCGCTGTATTCCCAGTTTCTTAACAGAGAAAACCCATACTTGACCGATGTTCGATCGCCAGAAATGCGATCGGGCCAGCGTGCAGGAGGCATATCGCGCAGCGTTGCCTCTTATGTATCGCTTTTTCTACTGTACTGGAGGATGTGGGCAGACAGTGGCGGCTGCTGGCTTTGTTCCATCTGA
- a CDS encoding DUF1350 family protein, whose protein sequence is MDWQEISGNWVFIPSKPIAIVHFLGGAFVATAPQLTYRWLLEALGNQGYVVVATPFVNTLDHIAIARDVLNKFENALDRLRATKLLKSSYLPIYGMGHSMGCKLHLLIGSVFDVERAGNILISFNNYAASEAIPIVEQISPVFNVEFTPSPQETNRLVQNSYQIRRNLLVKFNGDNIDQTLLLTKLLKARFPDMITVQTLTGNHQTPLGQDVSWPVGQIFTPFDAIGQWVKQEVYRELNQLKRTILLWLNPLSKDFKS, encoded by the coding sequence ATGGACTGGCAAGAAATTTCTGGCAATTGGGTATTCATTCCCTCTAAACCCATCGCGATCGTACATTTTCTCGGCGGCGCATTTGTGGCGACAGCACCGCAACTCACTTATCGCTGGCTGTTAGAGGCTTTGGGGAATCAAGGATATGTTGTAGTAGCAACGCCGTTTGTCAATACTTTGGATCATATTGCGATCGCCCGCGATGTCCTCAACAAATTTGAAAATGCCCTCGATCGCCTGCGGGCCACTAAATTGCTCAAATCTTCCTATCTCCCCATTTACGGCATGGGACACAGCATGGGATGCAAACTTCACTTGCTGATCGGTTCTGTTTTTGACGTAGAAAGGGCAGGCAATATTTTGATCTCTTTCAACAATTATGCAGCATCCGAAGCCATCCCGATCGTCGAGCAAATTTCCCCCGTCTTTAACGTCGAGTTTACCCCTTCCCCGCAAGAGACTAATCGCCTCGTCCAAAATAGCTATCAAATTCGGCGCAATCTTTTAGTCAAATTTAACGGCGACAACATCGACCAAACCCTGCTGTTGACCAAACTGCTAAAAGCACGATTTCCCGACATGATTACAGTTCAGACTCTGACTGGCAACCATCAAACGCCCTTGGGGCAAGATGTTAGCTGGCCTGTGGGTCAAATTTTTACACCCTTCGACGCGATCGGGCAATGGGTCAAACAAGAAGTGTATCGAGAATTAAATCAATTAAAACGGACAATTCTGCTGTGGCTTAATCCTCTGTCAAAGGATTTTAAATCTTAA